Proteins from a genomic interval of Mesobacillus sp. S13:
- a CDS encoding M3 family oligoendopeptidase → MQFNDYPYTRPNIEEVEGNFHQLLERFQSAESFEVQDGVMKEINELRSEFDSMRQIVQIRQTIDTTDEFYKKEKDFFNEVGPTYKGLITKYYEALTGSKFRTQLEEKWGKQLFSLADSQLKTFSPDVLKDMQEENKLVSEYVDLLASAKIPFDGEVKNLAQLVPYNQSPDRTIRKESNEAKYNFFVEHANQLDDLYDKLVKVRTSIARKLGFSSFTELAYARLSRTDYDAEMVAKFRDQVKEYIVPLATKLKQRQQERIGVDTFRYYDDSFSFKTGNPDPKGDAEWIVHQAKKMYEEMSPETNEFYTYMVENNLMDLLSKAGKAGGGYCTYISKHKSPYIFANFNGTKGDVRVLKHEVGHAFQVFESRRFEVPEYGFPTLEACEIHSMSMEFFAWPWMDLFFEEDTDKYKFSHLSEAVLFIPYGVAVDEFQHFVYANPEATPAERKQAWREIEKKYLPHRDYEGNDFLENGGFWQQQGHIYKVPFYYIDYTLAQICALQFWKRTQENREDAWKDYLHLCKQGGSQSFTELVKEANLISPFEDGCVKSVIDEIEAYLNTVDDKAL, encoded by the coding sequence ATGCAGTTTAATGATTATCCATATACAAGGCCAAATATTGAAGAGGTGGAGGGGAACTTTCATCAATTACTAGAGAGGTTCCAATCTGCTGAGTCTTTTGAGGTTCAGGACGGAGTAATGAAAGAAATTAATGAGTTACGCTCTGAGTTTGATAGCATGAGACAGATTGTCCAAATACGTCAGACGATTGATACGACGGATGAGTTCTATAAGAAAGAAAAGGATTTTTTCAATGAAGTTGGACCTACTTACAAGGGTCTAATCACAAAGTATTACGAGGCACTTACAGGTTCAAAGTTCCGCACTCAGCTAGAAGAAAAGTGGGGTAAACAGTTATTCTCATTAGCTGACAGTCAATTAAAGACGTTCTCTCCTGATGTGTTGAAAGACATGCAGGAAGAAAACAAGCTAGTTAGTGAGTATGTTGATTTACTTGCTTCAGCTAAAATTCCGTTTGATGGGGAAGTGAAAAATCTTGCTCAATTGGTTCCTTATAACCAATCACCTGACCGTACCATTAGGAAGGAATCAAATGAGGCGAAGTACAACTTTTTTGTTGAGCATGCCAATCAATTAGATGATTTATACGACAAGCTTGTAAAAGTACGTACGAGTATTGCTAGGAAGCTAGGATTCTCTTCTTTTACAGAGTTAGCCTATGCTCGACTTTCTCGTACAGATTATGATGCTGAAATGGTCGCAAAGTTTCGTGACCAGGTGAAAGAGTATATCGTTCCTTTAGCTACGAAACTAAAACAAAGGCAGCAGGAACGGATTGGTGTCGATACATTTAGATATTACGATGACAGCTTCAGCTTTAAGACAGGAAATCCTGATCCTAAAGGAGATGCGGAGTGGATTGTACATCAAGCGAAGAAAATGTACGAGGAAATGTCTCCTGAAACGAATGAGTTTTACACTTATATGGTAGAAAACAACCTAATGGATCTATTAAGTAAAGCAGGTAAGGCTGGCGGTGGATACTGCACCTATATCAGCAAACATAAGTCACCATACATTTTCGCAAACTTTAATGGAACAAAAGGCGATGTTCGTGTTTTAAAGCATGAAGTAGGACATGCGTTCCAAGTGTTTGAAAGTCGTAGGTTTGAAGTACCTGAGTACGGGTTCCCTACACTAGAAGCGTGTGAGATCCACTCTATGAGTATGGAATTCTTTGCTTGGCCTTGGATGGATCTTTTCTTCGAGGAAGATACGGATAAGTACAAGTTCTCTCATTTAAGTGAAGCGGTCCTGTTTATTCCTTATGGCGTGGCAGTCGACGAATTCCAGCATTTTGTGTATGCCAACCCGGAAGCAACACCAGCCGAGCGCAAGCAAGCTTGGAGAGAAATCGAGAAGAAGTACCTCCCACATCGCGATTATGAAGGAAATGACTTCTTAGAAAACGGTGGTTTCTGGCAGCAGCAGGGACATATTTACAAGGTTCCTTTCTATTATATTGATTACACACTAGCTCAAATTTGTGCGTTGCAATTCTGGAAACGTACGCAGGAAAATAGAGAGGATGCTTGGAAAGATTATCTGCACCTTTGTAAGCAAGGTGGAAGCCAGTCATTCACAGAACTTGTCAAAGAAGCGAACTTAATTTCTCCATTTGAAGATGGTTGTGTGAAATCTGTTATTGATGAGATTGAAGCTTATTTGAATACAGTTGATGATAAGGCTCTTTAA
- a CDS encoding GNAT family N-acetyltransferase, which produces MKIREMQYEEIGTVRNLRLESYQEYEQFVSKEHWEVLKNTLISDNDLKNNAKIYTAELDGQIVGSIVLFPPSIQAYDWNETIQDYPEIRMLSVNPMIRGKGIGKALVEHCLKVSKEENNSYIGLHTASFMKKALSLYESMGFERIPEQDLEPMNDGVIVKAYIMDLKKNS; this is translated from the coding sequence TTGAAAATCAGAGAAATGCAATACGAAGAAATCGGCACTGTTAGGAATCTAAGATTGGAAAGTTATCAAGAATACGAACAATTCGTTTCAAAAGAGCATTGGGAAGTGTTAAAAAACACACTAATTTCAGATAATGATTTAAAGAATAATGCTAAAATATATACAGCTGAACTGGACGGTCAAATAGTAGGCAGTATCGTTTTGTTTCCGCCATCCATTCAGGCTTATGACTGGAACGAAACTATACAAGACTATCCTGAAATCCGTATGCTTTCTGTTAACCCAATGATTCGTGGCAAAGGAATTGGGAAAGCTTTAGTTGAGCATTGTTTAAAAGTCTCAAAAGAAGAAAATAATTCATATATCGGCCTCCACACAGCTTCTTTCATGAAAAAAGCATTATCGCTTTATGAAAGTATGGGGTTTGAACGTATTCCAGAACAGGATTTAGAGCCAATGAATGATGGGGTTATTGTAAAAGCATACATAATGGATTTAAAAAAGAACTCTTAG
- a CDS encoding LCP family protein — translation MTKKRSKRVRWGRVFGALLLLGIFMVGLFTVSQYIEGTYNALNQPFQKAEADSFQGEKNTTEAVNVLLLGSDSRGEESARTDSIMVAHYNPQTQKVKLISLMRDMYVTIPEHGQQKLNAAYSFGGAELLRETIKMNFGLDIHHYAIVDFEGFVKAVDLLVPGGIEVEIPYEMSDGIGMTLEEGTQQLHGEQLLGYVRFRQDRLSDFGRVQRQQEVVSKLKEEAVSLNSVTKLPKLLDLMSTYVETNIDTPTLLTIGKDILTNETGDIQTLRLPEDGSFENETYDGVGEVLEVDFEQSKDALEKFL, via the coding sequence ATGACAAAAAAGCGAAGCAAAAGAGTAAGATGGGGAAGAGTTTTCGGCGCCCTGCTCCTCCTTGGAATCTTCATGGTTGGTCTTTTTACCGTATCTCAGTACATAGAAGGAACATATAATGCACTTAATCAACCCTTTCAAAAAGCAGAAGCAGATTCGTTTCAAGGAGAGAAGAATACAACAGAAGCAGTGAATGTGCTGTTGCTAGGCAGCGACTCACGCGGAGAAGAAAGTGCGCGAACAGACTCAATCATGGTTGCCCATTACAACCCACAAACACAAAAAGTAAAACTGATCTCCCTTATGCGCGATATGTATGTGACCATCCCAGAACACGGCCAGCAGAAATTAAATGCTGCCTATTCCTTCGGTGGTGCCGAATTACTAAGGGAAACGATTAAAATGAATTTCGGCCTGGACATTCACCATTATGCGATTGTTGATTTTGAAGGCTTTGTAAAAGCCGTCGACCTCCTCGTTCCCGGTGGAATTGAAGTAGAAATCCCATACGAAATGTCCGATGGAATCGGGATGACACTAGAAGAAGGAACACAACAACTGCATGGCGAACAATTGCTAGGCTACGTCCGCTTCCGCCAGGACCGACTAAGCGATTTCGGCCGAGTCCAACGACAACAAGAAGTCGTGTCAAAACTGAAAGAAGAAGCCGTATCGCTAAACAGCGTCACAAAACTACCAAAACTTTTGGACTTAATGAGTACATACGTCGAAACCAATATCGATACACCCACCCTCCTGACCATCGGAAAAGACATACTCACCAACGAAACAGGTGATATTCAAACCCTGCGACTACCCGAAGATGGCAGCTTTGAAAATGAAACTTATGATGGGGTTGGGGAAGTTTTGGAGGTGGATTTTGAGCAAAGTAAAGATGCATTGGAGAAGTTTTTATAA
- a CDS encoding DUF3891 family protein, which translates to MIIHEREKDFIMVAQHDHALVSREAAKCWRDDYFSGIEKKDSVVLAVREHDRCWIEPDEEPLWNEHTQQPYSFMDYPGSPKLAFYKEGIDEVIQMDPYAGLLCSLHYGSFLEDATSTIGKNFWVAEKQRQQELQKELGIANDKVLSFHLNLLKFCDNLSLYICLNEPGTPKEQEHYFYKKGFPQKFSFMNDQTIHAVWLDKETVSLSHSPFSKNA; encoded by the coding sequence ATGATCATTCATGAACGGGAAAAGGATTTCATCATGGTTGCCCAGCATGACCATGCCCTGGTTTCCCGGGAGGCTGCAAAGTGCTGGAGAGATGATTATTTTTCCGGGATAGAAAAGAAAGATTCAGTGGTACTCGCCGTACGGGAACATGACCGCTGCTGGATAGAGCCAGATGAAGAGCCATTATGGAACGAACATACCCAGCAGCCTTACTCCTTTATGGACTATCCTGGAAGCCCTAAGCTTGCCTTTTACAAAGAGGGAATTGATGAAGTTATTCAGATGGATCCATATGCCGGCCTTTTGTGCAGTCTTCACTATGGCTCATTCCTTGAAGATGCAACAAGTACGATTGGGAAGAACTTTTGGGTCGCTGAAAAGCAAAGACAGCAGGAGTTACAGAAGGAATTAGGGATTGCGAATGACAAAGTCCTTTCCTTTCATTTAAATCTATTGAAATTCTGCGATAACCTGTCATTGTATATTTGCCTGAATGAACCTGGAACACCAAAGGAACAAGAGCATTATTTTTACAAAAAAGGCTTTCCTCAAAAGTTCTCATTTATGAATGACCAAACCATCCATGCAGTGTGGCTCGATAAAGAAACTGTTTCCCTCTCACATTCTCCTTTTTCAAAAAATGCTTAA
- a CDS encoding DUF1450 domain-containing protein, protein MNVIQKLFSKPKKAKVEFCQRNLEQFLQEENYAAYNEFLSHKNIAYKEFECQSKCKECRLSPYAIVNGDFVTAEDSDELLKKMAEYID, encoded by the coding sequence ATGAATGTAATCCAGAAGCTTTTTTCAAAACCAAAGAAAGCAAAGGTCGAATTCTGCCAGCGGAATTTGGAGCAGTTTTTACAAGAAGAGAACTATGCTGCCTATAATGAGTTCTTAAGCCATAAAAATATAGCCTACAAGGAATTCGAATGCCAGAGCAAATGCAAGGAATGCAGGCTGTCTCCTTATGCTATCGTCAATGGCGATTTTGTTACTGCAGAGGATTCGGACGAGTTGCTAAAGAAAATGGCAGAATATATAGATTGA
- a CDS encoding cell wall hydrolase yields MKKIIMLVSILTLVIGSYTVYAETTKTNHADTLKTKKVDVDSKESSVTDKRFIKEEEVKLLARLVHAEAKGEPYEGKVAVAEVVLNRVENEQFPDSVKEVIYQKNAFQPVQNGAINKPANEEAINAVEDALENDNKIDSLYFYNPDTATSQWIFTREVVKTIGKHAFAI; encoded by the coding sequence ATGAAAAAAATAATTATGCTAGTTTCAATCCTTACATTAGTAATTGGTTCATATACAGTTTATGCTGAAACGACGAAAACCAATCATGCTGATACCTTGAAAACGAAGAAAGTGGATGTTGATTCAAAGGAGTCTTCTGTCACAGATAAACGCTTCATTAAAGAAGAAGAGGTAAAGCTGCTAGCCCGCCTGGTCCATGCGGAAGCAAAAGGTGAGCCTTATGAAGGCAAGGTTGCTGTTGCAGAAGTCGTGTTGAACCGAGTGGAAAACGAACAATTTCCTGATAGTGTCAAGGAAGTCATTTATCAAAAAAACGCATTCCAGCCGGTCCAAAACGGTGCGATCAATAAACCAGCAAATGAAGAGGCAATCAATGCAGTTGAAGATGCCCTTGAAAATGATAATAAGATTGACAGCCTTTACTTCTATAATCCGGATACAGCGACAAGCCAGTGGATCTTCACTCGTGAAGTCGTAAAAACGATCGGAAAACATGCATTTGCCATCTAA
- a CDS encoding SGNH/GDSL hydrolase family protein gives MKKYSVSLTLVFSMLSLILMLFGLGWTIQNQFFSQGATGAVEQVKPVENEGDKDGKVVVALGDSLTRGTGDDSGKGYIGYLVDELEDKSKEKITIHNFGVKGYRSNQLLEQLKQGEIQRKIQSADYILITIGGNDLFQSGQTFLQMDEKQIAQTKESYMKNLESILKELRAINDSAVIFHIGLYNPFIDLNDSELTTKIVRDWNYNTNQLLDENDKAVYVPTFDLFQLSVNDYLYTDKFHPNAEGYKLIAERVASLITW, from the coding sequence GTGAAGAAGTATTCGGTAAGTTTAACACTGGTGTTTTCAATGCTTTCATTGATATTGATGCTGTTTGGCCTTGGGTGGACAATCCAGAATCAATTTTTCAGCCAAGGAGCAACTGGAGCTGTCGAGCAGGTTAAGCCAGTTGAAAATGAGGGGGATAAAGACGGTAAGGTGGTTGTTGCCCTTGGAGATTCGCTGACTCGCGGAACTGGCGATGATTCAGGTAAAGGCTATATTGGGTATCTCGTTGATGAGCTGGAGGATAAATCGAAAGAAAAAATTACGATACATAATTTCGGGGTTAAAGGCTACCGTTCGAATCAGCTGTTGGAGCAGCTAAAACAAGGTGAAATCCAGAGGAAAATCCAGAGTGCAGATTACATCTTAATAACAATTGGCGGAAATGATTTGTTCCAGAGCGGTCAAACGTTTTTGCAAATGGATGAGAAGCAAATTGCTCAAACAAAGGAAAGTTATATGAAGAACCTTGAATCCATTTTAAAAGAATTGCGGGCCATTAATGATTCGGCTGTCATTTTTCATATTGGATTGTATAATCCGTTCATTGACTTAAATGATTCCGAGCTGACAACGAAAATCGTCCGCGATTGGAACTACAATACCAATCAGCTGCTTGACGAGAATGATAAGGCTGTCTATGTGCCGACTTTTGATTTATTCCAGCTGAGTGTGAACGATTATTTATACACAGATAAATTCCACCCGAATGCTGAAGGCTACAAGCTGATTGCGGAACGGGTCGCATCTTTGATTACATGGTAA
- a CDS encoding ABC transporter ATP-binding protein: MSEITLSVKGLKKTISKKEIIKGIDFDLKRGEVFGFLGPNGAGKTTTIRMLVGLIKPSSGTIEIGGYNVRKNFTKAMEQMGCIVENPELYSYLTGWENLEHFARMLPEVDRKHMDYVVELVRLEERIHDPVRTYSLGMRQRLGIAQALLGKPKVLILDEPTNGLDPMGIREMRNFIRYLAEEEGLTVLVSSHLLSEIQLMCDRVAIISKGSVIKVDYVDNLLALQEKVIWQAEPRDLAKEILAGVTTVSDGPDDSLVTPYIENEAANWNRMLIEKGIQVNEMNRKLPALEDLFLELTGGESID; the protein is encoded by the coding sequence ATGAGTGAGATTACGCTGTCTGTAAAAGGGCTGAAAAAGACAATCAGCAAAAAGGAGATCATCAAAGGAATAGACTTTGATTTGAAACGAGGCGAGGTCTTTGGCTTCCTTGGTCCGAATGGTGCTGGCAAAACGACGACCATACGGATGCTTGTGGGCTTGATCAAACCGAGTTCGGGTACGATCGAGATTGGCGGCTACAATGTCCGGAAGAATTTTACGAAAGCGATGGAGCAGATGGGGTGTATCGTCGAAAATCCTGAGCTCTATTCCTACCTGACTGGCTGGGAGAATCTCGAGCATTTTGCGAGGATGCTTCCTGAAGTGGACCGGAAGCATATGGATTATGTGGTGGAGCTTGTAAGATTGGAAGAGCGGATTCATGATCCTGTGAGGACCTATTCTCTTGGGATGCGGCAAAGATTGGGAATCGCACAGGCATTGCTTGGAAAACCTAAAGTTTTGATTCTGGATGAACCTACAAATGGATTGGATCCAATGGGGATTAGGGAGATGCGTAATTTCATTCGTTATCTGGCTGAAGAAGAAGGGTTGACTGTACTGGTGTCAAGCCATCTCTTGAGTGAAATCCAATTGATGTGTGATCGGGTCGCAATTATTTCAAAGGGTTCCGTTATCAAAGTGGATTATGTTGATAACCTATTGGCACTTCAGGAAAAAGTCATCTGGCAAGCGGAACCACGTGACTTGGCAAAGGAGATTTTAGCTGGAGTCACAACAGTTTCGGATGGGCCTGACGATTCATTGGTGACGCCTTATATTGAAAACGAAGCAGCGAATTGGAACCGGATGCTGATTGAAAAGGGTATCCAGGTGAACGAAATGAACCGCAAATTGCCTGCACTTGAAGACCTTTTCCTCGAACTGACTGGAGGTGAGTCAATTGATTAA
- a CDS encoding ABC transporter permease subunit, with translation MINLVRNEMLKIVRKKRILVVAGIIAVLVALFTYSQYREIERRLERFGDVDWRTTLQQQIIDTQNRITSSGISDEWKSELQLRIQQQQYYLDNNVNPMEPGAPSFARVFAEHSINLFLPLMIMVVAADIVSSERSAGTVKLLLTRPVKRWKILMSKYITLVLSVSIIVLLFGLLSYLISGIIFGYQGWSAPVITGFNVVGNELNTNAVQMIPQWQYLLMEFSLVWFVALIVGTITFMLSVLIRNTPAGMGVMLAALISGAILSNMVSSWEQAKYLFMINLNLTGYLSGQAPPIEGMTLGFSLVILTIWGLAALIVSFAVFIRQDIY, from the coding sequence TTGATTAACCTGGTCAGGAACGAAATGCTGAAGATTGTCCGTAAAAAAAGAATCCTGGTTGTAGCCGGAATCATTGCAGTGCTCGTAGCACTTTTTACATACTCTCAATACAGGGAAATTGAAAGAAGGCTCGAACGCTTTGGGGATGTTGATTGGCGGACGACCCTCCAGCAGCAAATCATCGATACACAAAACCGGATTACAAGCAGCGGGATTTCCGATGAGTGGAAAAGCGAACTGCAGCTGCGAATCCAACAGCAGCAATATTACCTTGATAACAATGTGAATCCGATGGAGCCGGGTGCGCCAAGCTTTGCGAGGGTGTTTGCAGAGCATTCCATCAATCTGTTCCTGCCCTTGATGATCATGGTCGTTGCGGCTGATATTGTTTCCTCAGAACGAAGCGCAGGCACGGTAAAACTTTTGCTCACACGACCGGTCAAGCGCTGGAAGATCTTGATGAGCAAATACATCACCTTGGTTTTATCCGTCTCGATCATCGTTCTCCTGTTTGGGCTTCTGTCCTACTTGATCTCTGGAATCATTTTTGGCTACCAAGGATGGTCGGCCCCTGTGATAACTGGGTTCAATGTCGTAGGGAATGAGCTGAATACAAATGCCGTCCAGATGATTCCTCAGTGGCAGTATTTGTTGATGGAGTTCAGCTTGGTGTGGTTTGTCGCACTAATTGTCGGGACGATTACATTTATGTTATCTGTTTTGATCCGCAATACACCAGCAGGAATGGGCGTCATGCTCGCCGCGCTGATTTCAGGAGCCATTCTTAGCAATATGGTCTCCTCCTGGGAACAAGCAAAATACTTGTTCATGATCAACCTCAATCTTACAGGCTACCTTTCTGGCCAGGCACCGCCAATTGAAGGAATGACGCTCGGGTTCTCACTCGTGATATTGACCATTTGGGGATTGGCTGCATTAATTGTTTCGTTTGCTGTGTTTATCAGGCAGGATATATATTAA
- a CDS encoding LysM peptidoglycan-binding domain-containing protein, producing MKIHVVRPGDTLWRLAQGYQTTINQIILVNELDNPNVLVVGQSLVIPENNREYVVQQGDSLWAIASRYGVTVQEIASYNNIADSAMIFVGQMLELPYLSHTVNSGETLWAISQRYGVSINQITEANNISNPSLIYPGFVLRIPAPAKPTIEVNAYITRMSETGRRDVLSRGHHFTYLSPFSYKVGEDGSLLTLQDTLVLQGAKMTNTSPLLTITNEADGSFSSDRAADILRNPGVQDTLLNNILVKMKEKGYTGLNIDFEYVYPEDRENYNNFLRKAVGIMHPEGYTVSTALAPKQRADQEGLLYEAHDYEAHGEIVDFVVIMTYEWGWSGGRPWAIAPLNEVRKVLDYAVTAIPRDKIMMGVPLYGRDWRIPWVQGTYARTVSPKGAVELAAQQGVNIQYHDTYQSPFFRYTDSDGQQHEVWYEDARSVQAKYDTAKEYGLRGVSYWVLGPSFPQNWPVLQNNFRARKL from the coding sequence ATGAAAATACATGTCGTTAGACCAGGAGATACTCTTTGGAGACTTGCCCAGGGATATCAAACAACAATCAACCAAATCATTCTAGTGAATGAACTCGATAATCCAAATGTGTTGGTGGTCGGTCAATCGCTCGTAATACCTGAAAATAATCGGGAATATGTCGTCCAGCAAGGTGACAGTTTATGGGCCATTGCCTCTCGCTATGGAGTTACCGTACAGGAGATTGCAAGCTACAATAACATTGCAGATTCTGCCATGATTTTCGTAGGCCAAATGCTTGAACTGCCTTACTTAAGCCACACCGTTAATTCTGGGGAGACATTATGGGCGATTTCGCAGCGGTATGGGGTGAGTATTAACCAAATCACAGAAGCTAATAATATTTCGAATCCTTCTCTCATTTATCCAGGATTTGTTTTACGTATTCCCGCGCCTGCAAAACCTACCATTGAAGTTAATGCCTATATTACAAGAATGAGTGAAACAGGGCGAAGAGATGTCCTGTCACGAGGACACCATTTCACGTACCTTTCTCCTTTTTCATATAAAGTCGGTGAAGACGGGTCACTCCTTACCCTTCAGGATACATTGGTCCTTCAGGGGGCAAAAATGACCAACACCTCACCATTGCTCACAATCACAAACGAAGCGGACGGCTCGTTCAGCTCAGACCGGGCAGCCGACATCCTGCGGAATCCAGGCGTCCAGGATACTTTGTTAAACAATATTCTCGTTAAAATGAAGGAAAAAGGCTATACCGGATTGAATATCGACTTCGAATACGTTTATCCTGAGGACCGAGAAAACTATAACAATTTTTTGCGAAAAGCGGTTGGCATTATGCATCCGGAAGGCTATACCGTTTCGACTGCACTTGCTCCAAAGCAAAGAGCCGATCAGGAAGGGCTTCTATATGAGGCACACGATTACGAAGCGCATGGTGAGATTGTTGACTTTGTCGTTATCATGACATATGAATGGGGCTGGTCCGGCGGAAGGCCATGGGCAATTGCACCGCTTAATGAAGTAAGGAAAGTATTGGACTATGCCGTAACAGCCATTCCGCGAGATAAAATCATGATGGGTGTACCGCTTTATGGAAGGGACTGGAGAATACCATGGGTACAGGGTACCTACGCCCGGACCGTCAGCCCAAAAGGAGCCGTCGAACTCGCGGCACAACAGGGAGTCAACATCCAATACCATGATACCTATCAGTCACCATTCTTCCGCTACACCGACTCAGACGGCCAACAGCATGAGGTATGGTACGAAGACGCAAGGAGCGTCCAGGCCAAATACGATACCGCAAAAGAATATGGGCTTCGCGGTGTAAGCTACTGGGTGCTAGGGCCTTCCTTCCCGCAGAATTGGCCCGTGCTCCAAAACAATTTCAGGGCTAGGAAGCTATAG
- a CDS encoding YolD-like family protein: MRIRDRGKLKFMPAHFMPEHRALLRKLARDELRQPRPLLDEYEIQEFENRICSAMEYTYKVKITKWDDGFTYEEKGHVHYLDPIRKEVRMVTDDRSVIVFKFEDIIAVSVID, encoded by the coding sequence ATGAGAATACGAGACAGAGGAAAGCTGAAATTTATGCCTGCTCACTTTATGCCGGAACATCGGGCATTATTGAGGAAACTAGCGCGTGATGAGCTGCGGCAGCCACGGCCGTTGCTGGATGAATACGAAATTCAGGAGTTTGAAAATCGGATTTGCAGCGCGATGGAATATACATACAAAGTGAAAATCACGAAGTGGGATGATGGATTTACATATGAAGAAAAAGGCCATGTCCATTATCTTGATCCAATAAGGAAGGAGGTACGGATGGTGACAGATGATCGTTCGGTAATTGTATTTAAATTCGAAGACATCATTGCTGTATCAGTTATTGATTAA
- the rpiA gene encoding ribose-5-phosphate isomerase RpiA translates to MNEKQIVGEKAAEYIKDGMIVGLGTGSTAYYTIKKLGELVRNGINIKGIPTSEQTAVLAVEHGIPLADFKNVKRIDVAIDGADQVDTKLNLIKGGGGALLREKIIANAASAFIVIADSSKRAERLGAFPLPVEIVKFGAEVTCERIAELGCQPKLRLNVDKPFITDNGNYILDCDFKQIESPEELENQLNMIPGVVENGLFVNMAKRLITIENGELVEKTK, encoded by the coding sequence ATGAATGAAAAGCAAATAGTTGGCGAAAAGGCGGCTGAATACATAAAAGACGGCATGATTGTAGGACTGGGAACAGGATCGACCGCTTATTATACAATCAAAAAATTGGGCGAGTTAGTGAGAAATGGGATAAACATTAAAGGGATTCCAACATCAGAACAAACCGCTGTATTAGCAGTGGAGCATGGTATTCCGCTTGCGGATTTTAAGAATGTGAAACGGATAGATGTCGCAATTGATGGAGCGGATCAGGTAGACACTAAATTGAACTTGATTAAAGGCGGTGGGGGGGCACTGTTAAGGGAAAAAATTATTGCCAATGCTGCTTCTGCTTTTATTGTCATTGCAGATTCATCAAAAAGAGCAGAGAGGTTAGGTGCTTTCCCGCTTCCGGTTGAGATCGTAAAGTTCGGAGCAGAAGTGACCTGTGAAAGAATCGCAGAGCTTGGCTGCCAACCGAAATTAAGATTAAATGTGGACAAGCCATTCATTACGGACAATGGGAATTATATTCTCGATTGCGATTTTAAGCAGATTGAATCACCTGAGGAGCTGGAAAATCAGCTAAATATGATACCTGGCGTGGTTGAAAATGGTTTGTTTGTCAATATGGCGAAAAGGCTGATCACGATTGAAAATGGCGAGCTTGTTGAAAAAACAAAATGA
- a CDS encoding cysteine hydrolase family protein, which yields MINKALVIIDVQNGMFQEGEAVFNGEELLKGIKALITKARSAKIPVVYIQHNEEAGYPLESGTYGWQIHSEICPAEGDRIIQKNTPDSFLKTTLDRELKKKEIEHLYLVGIQTEVCVDTTCRSAFSKGYKLTLVSELHSTWPSEELTAQQIISHYNRTLRWFADVQSSHEIHFT from the coding sequence ATGATAAACAAAGCATTAGTAATCATTGACGTTCAAAACGGAATGTTTCAGGAAGGAGAAGCAGTTTTCAATGGAGAGGAGCTGCTGAAAGGGATCAAAGCGCTAATAACTAAGGCCCGTTCTGCTAAAATACCAGTTGTGTATATCCAACATAATGAAGAAGCAGGATATCCATTGGAAAGCGGAACATATGGCTGGCAAATCCATTCGGAAATTTGCCCAGCTGAGGGAGATAGGATTATTCAAAAAAACACACCGGACTCCTTTTTAAAAACAACGCTTGACCGAGAGTTGAAAAAAAAGGAGATTGAACATCTCTATCTAGTTGGCATTCAAACGGAAGTTTGTGTAGATACAACATGCAGAAGCGCATTCAGTAAGGGATATAAGCTTACTTTGGTTTCCGAATTACATAGCACGTGGCCCAGTGAAGAATTAACAGCCCAGCAAATCATTAGCCATTACAATAGAACATTGCGCTGGTTTGCAGATGTGCAATCTAGCCATGAGATTCACTTCACTTGA